The nucleotide sequence ATTGAGTTAGTCAAGTGGCACCTACTGCAATTTAATCTATTTGGCTATAAAATTTAATCATCCAAAAGATATTTAGGGCAAGGAGAGGCTACActgaaaatgttatttttgctCATATTTAAAGGAAGCTGGGCTTTAGCGTAATTTAATTTAACGCTACAAAAACGGTgtgaaactaaataaaatatttctaaggcCCAGCTTTTTTAAGAATATGCGAAACAACGCATATTAATGTAACCCCACATCCCTAGTCTCACCTCACCCTATTTCTAGAGGAAGCTAAGTTTTAACGtaaaagtgaaaaagaaaaattgcataccaaCAGGGgaggtctttggaataagttatcGAGAtatacaatgtaatcatttttacaatgttaaTTCTCGTAGTGGAAGAAACAGATAAATCCATTGTATACcgcccagtaggggaattcagTAACAATaagacaatgtcatatgacaaacttTTATATCAAATTCTGGAGCAGGACAATATTAAAGTCCAATGAGCATCGAATTTTCATTGTAAGCAGTTCAATGAAGCTCTTAGCAACTAATATGAAtccttcaattaatttttccgaatttatcatataaaaaattataaatttgtcaTCTGActttgtcatatcgttacagaattcccttacaggagcgccttcccgtgatgtggatgcttcttccaagCTCCCGGAGTTGGTGGgcgaaggcggtgcattatattacgttattgttAAATATAAGAATTGTCTAAGCCAGACATTTatatctttgcaccgggcgggactagAACTCACAACtatgagagtcgagtcagagatctcatccgctcGAGAGCAagcggtcttgcctattgcgctacTGAGATCCCCGTGATTACGCAAAACATTTTCTGAGCCAATTAttcagcctattttcagcgccaacggttcataagaaatgtatttcaaatttaccgtgtgaaaaatatttgcatatatttaggagtatttcaaaaattattttataaatgagctcccaatagtaggcaattcatatcaaattatttcattctgttttcacttaagccggaactccctgaaatgtaattttgaaaaacccttgtaaatctaaattaaattatggatatatccagcttcctttagaaatatgtgaaaaactAGTTTTCAATGTTGCCCCACATCACCCTACCTAAATATTGTTATTAGGGGGAGGCGGGACTACATTGAAACGCTATTTTTCAACGTAGCCAAATGACACTAGACTAAAGCCCAACTTCCTTTATGAATGCGCAAAATATTAGAGTTTTCAATATTATAAACTCAAATTCAATACATTTTCATCTTCTCCTATcaactgaatttatttttatattgaaaaacttACAGACttacttaattaaattttcgataatcaaaagaaaatgtgttgtaatttttaatttggatCGTCACCTGTCACCAATTTAGTCCTTCTTCATTTTAATCCTGTCaagtttcaaatttattttatcaaacTTTACAtagttatataaaattttatatattgtaCGCTGTTTATGTATAATGAATACGAATAATgcataatttccaaaaatatttgtttaacatACAAGCCacatttataatataattattaaGCCATAGATAAATACAGGTAATATTACCTCTCTAATATCCACAATATATATTTCtccattattttctatttttcacaTAGAAAGTTAATTTGAAATGTTTCCTTTGAACGGAGTATAAACGGAGTCAAACTTTATCGTTTTGTCATTTACCTCAACCGAGTTTTTCTACGTTAAACCAAGCCCCTCCCTTTACACGAAGCGGTATGTCTGTAGGATCAATCTCAAGGGGTAACTTGGTTTTCGAATTCATTGTAAATTTGAAGTGGTTCAAGATGTAGGCAAGACCAACTGTCACTTGAATTAGTGCAAAACGTTTTCCAATACAATTCCTTGGGCCATCACCAAAAGGCAAATAAGCCATAGGATGACGATTGTTGATATTCTCCGAAGTAAAACGATCAGGATCGAATAGATGGGGGTTGGGGTAGATATCCGGATCCATATGAATACCGATATTTGGCACGATAACTTGCGTACCCTTCTCAATAATTAAATCTGTGTTTGGTACTCTGTAGTTCTCAACGCAAAGACGAAATAGTGGAACAGCCGGGGAATAAATCCGAAGGGTTTCTGAAAAATACAGCTTTTCTATAGTAAGAGTTTGTCTATAAATGTCTACGAACACTTACCATCAATACATTGTCTCAAATAAGTCAATTCTTGAACAGCTTCATACGTCAATTCTCCATTGTATTTCTTCATCACATCCCTGACTTCCTGACGAGCTCGTTCTTGAATCTCAGGATACAAGGCAAAGTGGCACAAGGTCCACTCCATTGCTGTAGAAGATGTTTCAAAACCAGCGAAAAAGATAATGAAAGCTTGAGCAGCCAATTCGTTGAATGTCAAGTTACTAAGAACATCATCATCCTTGGGAGAATTCTTGATTTCCAAAAGATGTTTCATGAAGTCATTCCTATCAATAATACCGGCTTCTCGTTGTCTAACCGTTTCCTTGATAACCTTCATAAAGAATTCCTCCATTTCAGGATGATTAAAACGCAAACCTAGTTTGCGAGCCCAATCTTCACAAACCATCTCAAAAAAGAACTTAATTTGCTTTGCAAatgtattgaaagaaaaaaagtgtttcCCTACTTTGAGGATCTCAGAATCCTCATCTAATAACGCACGACATTCCAGTCCAAAAGCAGAAATACCGATAACATCCGCTGTAAATCGTATACAAACATTTTTGAGTTGCATAGAACTTTCATTAATATGTTTGTCAATATACTTCTGCAGATTTTTCGCTTGACCAATTACAAGTGGGAACATCATTTTCATCTTCCCTGATGTGAATGTAGGAGTCAATTGCTGCCTTAAACTTCGCCACTTTTGTCCACGAATAGCAAATAAGTGGGCTGACAATGGGTCATCCTTCTCATTGTAGAATATTTTACGATCAGCAAAGTACTGGAAGTCCTTAATGAGGATATCTTTGATGAAATCCAAGTCCAGTGACATTACAACGGGTGACATTAACACGTAGAAACCCGCGAAGGGCCCTTTCCCTTTCAATTTTAGATATGCGTCTCCAAAAACATTTCCAATATGTTTCTTTCCAACTTCACCGAGGTTTCCCAATGGAAATTTTGGCTCGAGTACTGGAACATTTCTATCACTCCAATAAGAAAAGGCTCTCCTTACATAATACCAAATATAGCCGATAATGCACAGAAGAAACGTTAGAATGTACAAAGGAATCATTGCTTAAAAGTTCTCACTAGAATGTATTTATACAAGGAATTTTAAACGAAATATTTGTCAAACCACCATACGAATGAGTACCCAGCTAGCAACTGGGTAATTGCGACCAAAAAGTGCCCATAGCTTATTGCTGTTCCTTTGTGCCCACTTCTTGTTTACACTGAAATTgattatattttctttatcaaaCTGAATGTCGCAGAGTAGATGATTCAAATATTCTTAAAGTTAGCTGGGATCCTTGTGATTCTTCCAGAGGTATTCCTTTAATTTTATCTAGCTTACAATAATCTTctacaaatttttacaacaaTGGATGCATGTCTTAAAGAATACTAACAAAATGTGAATGGTGCTTataaaaaatctctttttgtttttcaataatttttttacaaattattgttATTCAATATCCTCTGGTATTTTAGCAAATATAGCGACTATGGTATTAATCTCAcaaagtaaattaatttaaaatattattaggggagggtggggcagtttaacgacggggcagtttcaatttttgcatattcttcttatctctttgaaaggaatgggataaaacctttatgttattgaagagataactgagacccatgttcataaaaataattaatttcgtgacgcttctcgtttgaattctgtaattgattttataaaactgcgtcaaactgaaactttttgtaatgttttattttcaacaatttctgaactattgcacttatttatcgaagtaacataattgtattaaattactagtggttttatgattattataaggtaTTTAGCGTTGAACGAAATCTAAGACGGTCTGACAATTTTCATTCGAGTTCCGAAAGttcgtgaggggcagtttcatgcaagcacacggagaagtttccagtgtctaacaatttactttttcaatcaaaattgacttaaaatgatcattgcaAACGTTTTGTAGCTGCTTTTCTCGATAAAGTTCGGAATTATGGaaagtagtatttcctaaaagttcattaaaaaattttaataaaaaaactttCACTGTTTTTTAGGTGCttgaaaatgatgaatttaattgttataatatcttttcagaatCTTTTCAGaaagatattgtaaaatttttttagtattataaaaattcaagatttttaaatactattataaaactgttatactataaaggacatgttctaaggcgatataatgatccaacaatgtacagaattagcttattactacaaaagacatttctttcgtataaaaatttaaagaaaattgctcaatttatgAGAAACAGGCTTGGAAATCTTtgacgatattttattttctctatatgATCAATTAatgttcaaattctgttataaagttcttgttcgattaaattttcatattttagagtcttagaagacttcaaaatagtaattttaatcaattctgatatcgcaagtttcctataaacatgttttatctttctcaaaaattgcctcatatttatctttaaattgccccgcaatgggggactttcacacattctgcttttcaaattaaatgaatttcttcacaatagactaatgaaattaaaggattattgttattatttttattaaccctaaacccaactgtaattcacagaatatacaa is from Phlebotomus papatasi isolate M1 chromosome 1, Ppap_2.1, whole genome shotgun sequence and encodes:
- the LOC129798215 gene encoding probable cytochrome P450 6a20 isoform X3, whose product is MIPLYILTFLLCIIGYIWYYVRRAFSYWSDRNVPVLEPKFPLGNLGEVGKKHIGNVFGDAYLKLKGKGPFAGFYVLMSPVVMSLDLDFIKDILIKDFQYFADRKIFYNEKDDPLSAHLFAIRGQKWRSLRQQLTPTFTSGKMKMMFPLVIGQAKNLQKYIDKHINESSMQLKNVCIRFTADVIGISAFGLECRALLDEDSEILKVGKHFFSFNTFAKQIKFFFEMVCEDWARKLGLRFNHPEMEEFFMKVIKETVRQREAGIIDRNDFMKHLLEIKNSPKDDDVLSNLTFNELAAQAFIIFFAGFETSSTAMEWTLCHFALYPEIQERARQEVRDVMKKYNGELTYEAVQELTYLRQCIDETLRIYSPAVPLFRLCVENYRVPNTDLIIEKGTQVIVPNIGIHMDPDIYPNPHLFDPDRFTSENINNRHPMAYLPFGDGPRNCIGKRFALIQVTVGLAYILNHFKFTMNSKTKLPLEIDPTDIPLRVKGGAWFNVEKLG